The following coding sequences lie in one Mycobacterium sp. DL440 genomic window:
- the nuoD gene encoding NADH dehydrogenase (quinone) subunit D has translation MTTESPVVVVGGEDWDDVVAAAREHAGERIVVNMGPQHPSTHGVLRLILEIEGEIITEARCGIGYLHTGIEKNLEYRNWTQGVTFVTRMDYLAPFFNETAYCLGVEKLLGVTDDIPQRASVIRVMLMELNRISSHLVALATGGMELGAMSAMFYGFREREEILRVFESITGLRMNHAYIRPGGLAADLPDGALSEVRALLDQLPKGLQDLEDLLNENYIWKARTVGVGYLDLTGCIALGITGPVLRATGLPHDLRRAQPYCGYQDYEFDVITDDRCDSYGRYIIRVKEMRESLKIVEQCVDRLEKLGDGPVMIDDKKLAWPADLTVGPDGLGNSPEHIAKIMGHSMEGLIHHFKLVTEGIRVPAGQVYVAVESPRGELGVHMVSDGGTRPYRVHYRDPSFTNLQAVAAMCEGGMVADAIAAVASIDPVMGGVDR, from the coding sequence ATGACTACCGAATCCCCCGTCGTGGTGGTCGGCGGAGAGGACTGGGACGACGTGGTGGCCGCGGCCCGCGAGCATGCCGGTGAACGCATCGTGGTCAACATGGGCCCCCAGCATCCGTCGACCCACGGGGTGCTGCGGCTGATCCTGGAGATCGAGGGCGAGATCATCACCGAAGCCCGTTGCGGCATCGGCTATCTGCACACCGGCATCGAGAAGAATCTCGAATACCGCAACTGGACACAGGGCGTCACGTTCGTCACCCGGATGGACTATCTCGCGCCGTTCTTCAACGAAACGGCGTACTGCCTGGGCGTAGAGAAGCTGCTCGGTGTCACCGACGATATTCCCCAGCGCGCCAGTGTCATCCGGGTGATGCTCATGGAGCTCAACCGGATTTCCTCGCATCTGGTGGCGCTGGCCACCGGTGGCATGGAGTTAGGTGCGATGTCGGCCATGTTTTATGGGTTCCGGGAACGCGAAGAGATCCTGCGGGTCTTCGAGTCGATCACCGGCCTGCGGATGAACCATGCCTACATCCGGCCGGGTGGGCTGGCCGCCGACCTCCCTGACGGCGCGCTGAGCGAGGTTCGGGCGCTGCTTGATCAGCTGCCGAAAGGCCTGCAGGACCTGGAGGATCTGCTCAACGAGAACTACATCTGGAAGGCTCGCACCGTCGGTGTCGGGTATCTCGACCTGACCGGGTGTATCGCGCTCGGGATCACCGGCCCGGTGCTGCGCGCCACCGGGCTGCCCCACGATCTGCGTCGCGCGCAACCGTACTGCGGTTACCAGGACTACGAATTCGACGTGATCACCGATGACCGCTGCGACTCCTACGGGCGGTACATCATCCGGGTCAAGGAGATGCGGGAGTCGCTCAAGATCGTCGAGCAGTGCGTCGACCGACTTGAGAAGCTGGGCGACGGTCCCGTGATGATCGACGACAAGAAGTTGGCCTGGCCCGCCGATCTCACGGTCGGCCCAGACGGATTGGGCAACTCCCCCGAGCACATCGCCAAGATCATGGGCCACTCGATGGAGGGGCTGATCCATCACTTCAAGCTCGTCACCGAGGGCATCCGGGTTCCGGCCGGTCAGGTGTATGTCGCGGTGGAGTCCCCCCGCGGCGAGCTCGGGGTGCACATGGTGTCCGATGGCGGCACCCGGCCATACCGGGTGCACTACCGCGACCCCTCGTTCACGAATCTGCAAGCGGTGGCGGCGATGTGTGAGGGCGGCATGGTCGCCGATGCCATTGCCGCGGTGGCGTCGATCGATCCGGTCATGGGCGGGGTTGACCGATGA
- the nuoF gene encoding NADH-quinone oxidoreductase subunit NuoF has translation MTALTPVLSRFWDEPEPWTLDTYRRHDGYRGLQRALSMGPDDVITLVKDSGLRGRGGAGFPTGTKWSFIPQGEEGAGAKPHYLVVNADESEPGTCKDIPLLLTTPHFLVEGVIIAAYAIRAKHAFIYVRGEVVPVLRRLQAAVAEAYAAGFLGTDILGSGFDLQLTVHAGAGAYICGEETALLDSLEGRRGQPRLRPPFPAVAGLYACPTVVNNVESIASVPPIMVNGVDWFRSMGSEKSPGFTLYSLSGHVNRPGQYEAPLGITLRELLDYAGGVRDGHTLKFWTPGGSSTPLLTAEHIDVPLDYEGMASVGSMLGTKALQIFDETTCVVRAVRRWTQFYAHESCGKCTPCREGTYWLAQIYARLETGAGTPADIDKLLDIADGIFGKSFCALGDGAASPIMSSIQHFREEYMAHLDGGCPFDPHASTLMATEGAGA, from the coding sequence ATGACGGCGCTGACCCCGGTACTCAGCCGCTTCTGGGACGAGCCAGAACCGTGGACGTTGGACACCTACCGCCGCCACGACGGTTACCGCGGGCTGCAGCGGGCCCTGTCGATGGGGCCGGACGACGTCATCACGCTCGTGAAGGATTCCGGGCTGCGCGGCCGTGGCGGCGCCGGGTTCCCGACCGGGACCAAGTGGTCGTTCATCCCGCAGGGCGAAGAGGGGGCAGGGGCCAAGCCGCATTACCTCGTAGTCAACGCCGACGAGTCCGAACCGGGTACGTGCAAGGACATTCCACTCCTGCTGACCACGCCGCACTTCCTGGTCGAGGGTGTGATCATCGCGGCGTACGCGATCCGGGCCAAGCACGCCTTCATCTACGTGCGTGGCGAAGTCGTGCCGGTGCTGCGGCGTCTGCAGGCTGCGGTCGCCGAGGCCTATGCGGCGGGATTTCTGGGTACCGACATCCTCGGCTCGGGCTTCGACCTGCAATTGACCGTGCACGCCGGTGCAGGCGCCTACATCTGCGGCGAGGAAACCGCACTGCTGGATTCCTTGGAGGGCCGCCGCGGCCAACCACGGCTGCGCCCACCGTTTCCCGCCGTCGCGGGTCTCTACGCGTGCCCGACGGTGGTCAACAATGTCGAGTCCATCGCCAGTGTCCCGCCGATCATGGTCAATGGGGTGGATTGGTTCCGGTCGATGGGATCGGAGAAATCCCCGGGCTTCACGCTGTATTCGCTGTCGGGCCACGTCAACCGGCCCGGCCAGTACGAGGCGCCGCTGGGCATCACTCTGAGGGAACTGCTCGACTATGCCGGCGGCGTCCGCGACGGACACACCCTGAAGTTCTGGACCCCGGGTGGGTCGTCGACACCATTGCTGACGGCCGAACACATCGATGTTCCACTGGATTACGAGGGCATGGCCTCCGTCGGCTCCATGCTGGGCACCAAGGCGCTGCAGATCTTCGACGAGACCACCTGCGTGGTCCGGGCGGTACGGCGCTGGACGCAGTTCTACGCCCACGAGTCCTGCGGTAAGTGCACACCGTGTCGGGAGGGCACCTACTGGCTGGCCCAGATCTACGCCAGGCTGGAAACGGGTGCGGGCACTCCGGCCGATATCGACAAGCTGCTCGACATCGCCGACGGCATCTTCGGAAAGTCGTTCTGCGCGTTGGGAGACGGTGCGGCCAGCCCGATCATGTCCTCGATCCAGCATTTCCGCGAGGAGTACATGGCGCATCTGGACGGCGGTTGCCCGTTCGATCCGCACGCCTCGACATTGATGGCGACCGAAGGGGCGGGTGCGTAG
- the nuoH gene encoding NADH-quinone oxidoreductase subunit NuoH, translated as MTYPDPTLFGHDPWWLILAKALGVFVFLLLTVLSAILIERKVLGRMQMRPGPNRVGPWGLLQSLADGVKLALKEGLVPAGVDKPLYLLAPVIAVIPAFMAFAVIPMGGEVSVFGHRTALQLTDLPVAVLYILAVTSIGVYGIVLAGWASGSTYPLMGGLRSSAQVISYEVAMALSFAAVFLYAGTMSTSGIVAAQDHTWYVFLLLPSFVVYVTSMVGETNRAPFDLPEAEGELVGGFHTEYSSLKFAMFMLAEYVNMTTVSALATTMFLGGWHAPFPFNLIDGANSGWWPLLWFTAKVWTFMFGYFWLRATLPRMRYDQFMALGWKVLIPVSLVWIMVVAVTHSLREHGYHNWATGLVTTAVLVVAVLAVALWKALRGRTVQPIPQQSAGAYPVPPLPNAGKEVVDV; from the coding sequence GTGACCTACCCCGATCCCACCCTGTTCGGCCACGACCCGTGGTGGCTGATCCTGGCCAAGGCGCTCGGGGTGTTCGTCTTCTTGCTGCTGACGGTGCTCTCGGCGATCCTCATCGAACGGAAGGTGCTGGGCCGCATGCAGATGCGGCCAGGGCCCAACCGCGTCGGCCCCTGGGGTCTGCTGCAATCCCTGGCCGACGGCGTGAAGCTCGCGCTCAAGGAAGGCCTCGTCCCGGCCGGCGTCGACAAACCCCTCTACCTACTGGCCCCGGTGATCGCGGTGATCCCGGCCTTCATGGCGTTCGCGGTGATCCCGATGGGCGGTGAAGTATCGGTATTCGGTCACCGCACCGCACTGCAATTGACCGATCTCCCCGTGGCGGTGCTCTACATCCTGGCTGTCACCTCGATCGGCGTATACGGCATCGTGCTGGCCGGCTGGGCGTCCGGGTCCACCTACCCGCTCATGGGTGGGCTGCGCTCAAGCGCCCAGGTGATCTCCTACGAGGTCGCGATGGCCTTGTCGTTCGCCGCGGTCTTCCTCTATGCGGGCACCATGTCCACCTCCGGCATCGTGGCGGCGCAGGATCACACCTGGTATGTGTTCCTGCTCCTGCCCTCGTTCGTGGTGTACGTGACCTCGATGGTGGGTGAAACCAACCGGGCGCCTTTCGATCTGCCCGAGGCCGAGGGGGAACTGGTCGGCGGCTTCCACACCGAGTACTCGTCGTTGAAGTTCGCCATGTTCATGCTCGCCGAGTACGTCAACATGACCACCGTGTCCGCGCTGGCCACCACGATGTTCCTCGGCGGCTGGCATGCACCGTTCCCGTTCAACCTGATCGACGGCGCCAACAGCGGCTGGTGGCCGTTGCTGTGGTTCACCGCCAAGGTGTGGACCTTCATGTTCGGATACTTCTGGCTGCGAGCCACCCTGCCGCGGATGCGCTACGACCAGTTCATGGCGCTGGGCTGGAAAGTGCTCATCCCCGTGTCACTCGTCTGGATCATGGTCGTCGCGGTCACCCACAGCCTGCGCGAGCACGGTTACCACAACTGGGCCACCGGCCTGGTGACCACAGCGGTTCTGGTGGTTGCAGTGCTGGCCGTCGCACTGTGGAAGGCACTGCGCGGCAGAACTGTACAGCCGATACCGCAGCAGAGCGCCGGGGCCTATCCGGTGCCGCCGCTGCCGAATGCTGGAAAGGAGGTCGTCGATGTCTAA
- a CDS encoding response regulator transcription factor, with amino-acid sequence MAGPAPLRILVYSDNPRTREQVRLALGKRVHPELPELAYVEIATAPMVISQMDAGGIDLAILDGEATPAGGMGVAKQLKDEITDCPPILVLTGRPDDAWLASWSQAEAAVPHPIDPIRLGDAVVSLLRTPVQ; translated from the coding sequence ATGGCCGGCCCAGCGCCGCTGCGCATCCTGGTGTACAGCGACAACCCGCGCACCCGCGAACAGGTACGACTCGCACTGGGCAAACGCGTACACCCGGAACTGCCGGAGCTGGCCTACGTGGAGATCGCCACCGCACCGATGGTGATCTCACAGATGGACGCCGGGGGTATCGACCTGGCGATTCTCGACGGGGAAGCCACGCCGGCCGGGGGCATGGGAGTGGCCAAACAACTCAAGGACGAGATCACCGATTGCCCGCCGATCCTGGTGCTCACCGGGCGTCCCGACGATGCCTGGCTGGCTAGCTGGTCACAAGCGGAAGCCGCCGTGCCACACCCGATCGATCCGATCCGGCTGGGCGATGCGGTGGTATCGCTGCTGCGCACCCCGGTTCAGTAA
- the nuoE gene encoding NADH-quinone oxidoreductase subunit NuoE, translated as MTDVFIQLGQRPDEAGPPINGPAAYPEEVTARLTPEADQITARYPDARSALLPLLHLVQAEDGCLTPAGIGFCATLLGLTDAEVTAVATFYSMYRRTPTGDYLVGVCTNTLCAIMGGDAILDALEEHLDIHAGETTADRRVTLEHIECNAACDYAPVVMVNWEFYDNQTPSSARDLVDGLRGGTPPAPTRGAPLGTFRETARTLAGLTNPHTPGGAPGAATLAGLREARKRGMSTPGAAGPSA; from the coding sequence ATGACGGACGTATTCATTCAGCTCGGGCAACGCCCCGATGAAGCGGGCCCGCCGATCAACGGGCCCGCGGCATATCCGGAGGAGGTGACGGCGCGGCTCACTCCCGAGGCCGATCAGATCACCGCCCGCTATCCCGATGCCCGCTCAGCACTACTGCCGCTACTGCATCTGGTGCAGGCCGAGGACGGTTGCCTCACTCCTGCCGGAATCGGTTTCTGCGCAACGCTGTTGGGCCTGACCGATGCCGAGGTCACCGCGGTGGCCACGTTCTACTCGATGTACCGGCGTACCCCGACGGGCGACTACCTCGTCGGGGTGTGCACCAACACGTTGTGCGCGATCATGGGCGGCGACGCGATCCTGGATGCGTTGGAGGAGCACCTGGACATCCACGCCGGGGAAACCACTGCAGACCGCCGGGTCACCCTGGAACACATCGAGTGCAACGCCGCGTGTGATTACGCACCGGTGGTGATGGTCAACTGGGAGTTCTACGACAACCAGACTCCTTCGTCGGCACGGGATCTCGTCGACGGACTCCGCGGCGGAACTCCACCCGCACCGACGCGCGGCGCGCCGCTGGGCACCTTCCGGGAAACAGCCCGCACCCTGGCCGGCCTGACCAATCCGCACACCCCGGGCGGCGCCCCCGGCGCGGCCACGCTGGCCGGGCTCCGGGAAGCCCGGAAACGCGGAATGTCCACTCCCGGGGCGGCAGGTCCGAGCGCATGA
- a CDS encoding NADH-quinone oxidoreductase subunit A, protein MNLYTPILVLGAIAAAFAVVSVGIALVIGPRRYNRSKLEAYECGIEPMQPGAAGVTGQRMPIRYYLTAMLFIVFDIEIVFLYPWAVAFDSLGLFALVEMLLFMLTVFVAYAYVWRRGGLNWD, encoded by the coding sequence ATGAATTTATACACGCCCATCCTGGTTCTCGGAGCGATCGCGGCCGCGTTCGCCGTGGTATCCGTCGGGATCGCGCTCGTCATCGGTCCGCGCCGGTACAACCGGTCCAAACTCGAGGCCTACGAATGCGGGATCGAGCCGATGCAGCCCGGGGCCGCCGGCGTGACCGGCCAGCGCATGCCGATCCGGTACTACCTCACGGCGATGTTGTTCATCGTGTTCGACATCGAAATCGTCTTCCTCTACCCGTGGGCGGTGGCGTTCGACAGTCTCGGGTTGTTTGCGCTGGTGGAGATGTTGCTGTTCATGCTCACGGTATTCGTGGCGTACGCCTATGTGTGGCGGCGAGGAGGCCTGAATTGGGATTAG
- a CDS encoding nuclear transport factor 2 family protein, with the protein MISPADTQVIDDVADGLFDAIERGDKAGVARLWADDVAVWHAGDSRDNDRIRALKIIDWFINATGDRRYEVLDRQFFDGGFVQQHVLHATGRDSALIALRVCIVIKVGTDGLIHRIDEYFDPKDIEPLFT; encoded by the coding sequence ATGATATCCCCAGCCGACACCCAGGTCATCGATGACGTCGCGGACGGGCTGTTCGACGCGATCGAGCGTGGAGACAAGGCCGGAGTAGCCCGGCTGTGGGCCGATGACGTCGCGGTATGGCACGCGGGCGACTCCCGGGACAACGACCGCATCCGCGCATTGAAGATCATCGACTGGTTCATCAACGCCACCGGCGACCGCCGCTACGAAGTGCTGGATCGGCAGTTCTTCGACGGCGGATTCGTCCAGCAACATGTCCTGCATGCCACCGGACGCGACAGCGCTTTGATCGCGCTGCGGGTGTGCATCGTGATCAAAGTGGGTACCGACGGTCTGATCCACCGCATCGACGAGTACTTCGATCCGAAGGACATCGAGCCCTTGTTCACCTGA
- a CDS encoding NADH-quinone oxidoreductase subunit C has product MSAANGNGPGGGDTPEVIGTRRGMFGASGTGDTSGYGRLVRSVELPGSSPRPYGGYFDQVVDRLTELLGEERYAVSIERVVVHRDELTLEVSRVQLPAVASILRDDPPLRFELCLGVSGVHYPDDTDRELHAVYPLMSITHNRRIRLEVAAPDADPHIPSLYSVYPTTDWHERETYDFFGIVFDGHPALTRIEMPDDWVGHPQRKDYPLGGIPVEYHGAQIPPPDQRRSYT; this is encoded by the coding sequence GTGAGCGCGGCCAACGGGAACGGCCCGGGCGGCGGCGACACCCCCGAGGTGATCGGAACGCGGCGCGGCATGTTCGGCGCCTCGGGCACGGGCGACACCTCGGGATACGGCCGGCTGGTGCGATCGGTGGAATTGCCCGGCAGTTCCCCGCGCCCCTACGGCGGGTATTTCGACCAGGTGGTGGACCGGCTCACCGAACTCCTCGGCGAGGAGCGCTATGCGGTGTCGATCGAGCGTGTGGTGGTTCATCGAGATGAGCTGACCCTGGAGGTCAGCCGGGTCCAACTGCCCGCGGTGGCCAGCATTTTGCGCGATGATCCCCCGTTGCGGTTCGAGCTGTGCCTCGGTGTGAGCGGCGTCCACTACCCCGACGACACCGACCGTGAACTACACGCCGTCTACCCGCTGATGTCGATCACCCACAACCGCCGCATTCGGCTGGAAGTCGCAGCGCCCGACGCGGATCCGCACATTCCGTCGCTGTATTCGGTCTATCCGACCACCGACTGGCACGAACGCGAGACCTACGACTTCTTCGGCATCGTGTTCGACGGGCATCCGGCGTTGACCCGAATCGAGATGCCCGACGACTGGGTCGGTCATCCCCAGCGCAAGGACTACCCGCTGGGCGGTATTCCGGTCGAATACCACGGCGCGCAGATCCCGCCGCCCGATCAGCGGAGGTCCTACACCTGA
- a CDS encoding NADH-quinone oxidoreductase subunit G, with translation MTLAEPTKDTPPVEMVSLTIDGEQISVPKGTLVIRAAELMGVQIPRFCDHPLLDPVGACRQCLVEVEGQRKPMASCTTTVSPDMVVHTQYSSEAADKAQRGVMELLLINHPLDCPVCDKGGECPLQNQAMSNGRPETRFEDVKRTYPKPINISAQVLLDRERCVLCARCTRFSAQIAGDPFIELLERGALQQVGIAPGEPLQSYFSGNTVQICPVGALTGTAYRFRARPFDLVSSPSVCEHCASGCSQRTDHRRGKVLRRLAGDDPEVNEEWNCDKGRWAFTYATTGDRITTPLIREDGTLRPASWSEALTVAGAGLLAAASNTGVLVGGRCTVQDAYAYSKFARMVLGTNDIDFRARPHSAEEADFLAARIAGQPMTLRYADLEKAPTVLLVGLEPEEESPIVFLRLRKAARKNGQQVLAVAPFASRGLTKMAGTLVATVPGAESDALAALETDERLRRPGAVILVGERLATSPGALSAVLRLATATGARLAWIPRRAGERGAVEAGALPNLLPGGRPVTDVDARAQTAAVWNTAELPGHAGRDTNAILAAAADGELSALLVGGVEITDLPDPATALAALRATPFVVSLELRESEVTELADVVFPVAPVVEKAGAYLNWEGRIRPFKPALQTNAIPDLRVLHYLADEIGVDLGLTGPEAADGELARLGFWTGPRAPAPSATPAPPPAPAPGQAVLASWRLLLDAGRLQDGEPYLAGTAVSPVVRLSPSTAAELGVAAGDPVTVSTDRGSVTLPLSVIEMPDRVVWLPTNSPRSAIHRQLGVTAGALVAIERAAS, from the coding sequence ATGACGCTGGCCGAGCCGACCAAGGACACCCCGCCGGTGGAGATGGTGTCGCTCACCATCGATGGTGAACAGATCAGTGTCCCGAAGGGCACGTTGGTGATCCGCGCCGCCGAATTGATGGGTGTCCAGATCCCCCGGTTCTGCGATCACCCGTTGCTCGATCCCGTCGGCGCCTGCCGGCAATGCCTGGTCGAGGTCGAGGGTCAGCGCAAGCCGATGGCTTCGTGTACCACGACGGTGAGCCCGGACATGGTGGTGCACACCCAGTACAGCTCCGAGGCAGCCGACAAGGCACAGCGCGGCGTGATGGAACTGCTGCTGATCAACCACCCCTTGGACTGCCCCGTCTGCGACAAGGGCGGCGAATGCCCGCTACAGAACCAGGCAATGTCCAACGGCCGTCCGGAAACCCGCTTCGAGGACGTCAAGCGGACCTACCCGAAGCCGATCAACATCTCCGCGCAGGTGCTCCTGGACCGCGAACGGTGCGTGCTGTGCGCGCGGTGCACCCGGTTCTCCGCACAGATCGCCGGCGACCCGTTCATCGAGCTGTTGGAACGTGGTGCGCTGCAACAGGTGGGCATCGCCCCGGGTGAGCCGTTACAGTCCTATTTCTCCGGCAACACCGTGCAGATCTGCCCGGTGGGGGCGCTGACCGGGACGGCCTACCGCTTCCGGGCCCGGCCCTTCGACCTGGTGTCCAGCCCCAGTGTGTGTGAGCACTGCGCGTCGGGATGCTCCCAGCGCACCGACCACCGACGCGGAAAAGTTCTGCGCCGCTTGGCCGGCGACGATCCCGAGGTCAACGAGGAGTGGAACTGCGACAAGGGCCGGTGGGCGTTCACCTATGCCACGACCGGCGACCGGATCACCACACCGTTGATCCGCGAAGACGGCACGCTACGCCCGGCGTCGTGGTCGGAGGCGCTGACGGTCGCCGGGGCAGGCCTGCTGGCCGCCGCTTCGAACACCGGTGTGTTGGTCGGTGGGCGCTGCACCGTGCAGGACGCCTACGCCTACTCGAAGTTCGCCCGAATGGTGCTCGGCACCAACGACATCGACTTCCGCGCTCGACCGCACTCCGCTGAGGAGGCCGATTTCCTGGCCGCCCGCATCGCCGGGCAGCCGATGACATTGCGTTACGCCGACCTGGAAAAGGCACCGACCGTTCTGCTGGTCGGGCTGGAGCCCGAAGAGGAATCCCCGATCGTCTTCCTGCGGCTGCGCAAGGCAGCCCGCAAGAACGGACAGCAGGTGCTCGCGGTGGCACCGTTCGCCAGCCGCGGGCTGACCAAGATGGCGGGCACGCTCGTCGCGACAGTTCCCGGGGCCGAGTCTGACGCATTGGCCGCGCTGGAGACCGATGAGCGGCTGCGACGCCCGGGTGCCGTGATCCTGGTCGGTGAACGACTGGCCACTTCGCCCGGTGCACTGTCGGCCGTGCTGCGCCTTGCCACCGCGACCGGGGCCCGGTTAGCCTGGATCCCGCGCCGGGCCGGTGAGCGCGGCGCCGTGGAGGCCGGCGCCCTGCCGAACCTTCTGCCCGGTGGGCGCCCCGTGACCGACGTCGACGCGCGGGCCCAAACCGCCGCGGTCTGGAACACCGCCGAACTGCCCGGCCACGCCGGCCGCGATACGAACGCCATCCTGGCCGCCGCCGCCGATGGAGAACTCTCCGCGCTTCTGGTCGGCGGCGTCGAGATCACCGACCTCCCCGACCCCGCCACGGCGCTGGCCGCGCTGCGGGCCACCCCGTTCGTGGTGAGCCTCGAGCTGCGTGAGAGCGAGGTCACCGAACTCGCCGATGTGGTGTTCCCGGTGGCACCCGTGGTGGAGAAGGCCGGCGCATACCTCAACTGGGAAGGCCGGATTCGCCCGTTCAAGCCGGCCTTGCAGACCAACGCGATTCCCGACCTCCGGGTGCTGCACTACCTGGCCGACGAGATCGGCGTCGACCTCGGCCTGACCGGACCCGAAGCCGCCGACGGCGAACTGGCCCGGCTCGGCTTCTGGACCGGGCCTCGCGCCCCGGCGCCGTCGGCGACACCCGCACCACCCCCCGCTCCCGCACCCGGGCAGGCGGTGCTGGCCAGCTGGCGCCTGCTCCTGGACGCCGGACGGCTACAGGACGGCGAGCCTTATCTGGCCGGCACCGCGGTCAGCCCGGTGGTGCGGCTCTCCCCCAGCACCGCCGCCGAACTCGGTGTGGCAGCGGGAGATCCGGTGACCGTCAGCACCGACCGCGGATCGGTCACGTTGCCGCTGTCGGTCATCGAGATGCCCGACCGGGTCGTGTGGCTGCCCACCAATTCCCCGAGATCGGCGATCCATCGTCAACTCGGGGTGACCGCCGGTGCCCTGGTCGCGATCGAGCGGGCCGCCTCGTGA
- a CDS encoding YceI family protein, which yields MATTSDILTASAGDWTLVPDRSKVTFRNKTMWGLATVTGHFTEFTGNGSAGAGVNGQVVIAAASVHTGIGKRDNHLRSPDFFDVEAHPDITVQVTGLEPSDDRVRLKAVLTVRGVSKPIELPVDARALDDGALQLSGQCEVQRDDFGVSGDLLGMVGPTTILSGELVFTRD from the coding sequence ATGGCCACGACCAGCGACATCCTGACCGCGAGCGCCGGAGACTGGACGCTGGTCCCGGACCGGTCCAAAGTGACGTTTCGGAACAAGACGATGTGGGGCCTGGCCACCGTCACCGGCCACTTCACCGAATTCACAGGTAACGGCTCCGCCGGGGCCGGGGTAAACGGTCAGGTGGTGATCGCAGCGGCGTCGGTGCACACCGGGATCGGCAAGCGCGACAACCATCTGCGATCCCCCGATTTCTTCGATGTCGAGGCTCATCCCGACATCACCGTGCAGGTGACAGGTTTGGAGCCGTCCGATGACAGGGTGCGATTGAAGGCGGTGCTGACGGTCCGCGGAGTGTCGAAGCCCATCGAGTTGCCGGTCGACGCGCGGGCCCTCGACGACGGCGCACTGCAGCTGTCAGGCCAATGCGAGGTGCAACGAGACGACTTCGGCGTGTCGGGCGATCTACTCGGGATGGTCGGTCCAACGACGATCCTCTCGGGCGAACTGGTGTTCACTCGAGACTGA
- a CDS encoding NADH-quinone oxidoreductase subunit B family protein yields the protein MGLEERLPGGILLSTVEAVAGYVRKGSLWPATFGLACCAIEMMSTAGPRFDIARFGMERFSATPRQADLMIVAGRVSQKMAPVLRQIYDQMAEPKWVLAMGVCASSGGMFNNYAVVQGVDHVVPVDIYLPGCPPRPEMLLHAILKLHDKIQQMPLGVNREEAIREAEQAALSVTPTIELKGLLR from the coding sequence TTGGGATTAGAGGAGCGCCTGCCCGGTGGAATCCTGCTCTCGACGGTGGAGGCGGTCGCGGGCTACGTGCGTAAGGGGTCGTTGTGGCCGGCCACCTTCGGCCTGGCCTGCTGCGCAATCGAGATGATGTCGACCGCGGGACCGCGTTTCGACATCGCCCGGTTCGGCATGGAGCGGTTCTCCGCGACGCCGCGGCAGGCCGACCTGATGATCGTTGCGGGCCGGGTCAGCCAGAAGATGGCTCCGGTGCTGAGACAGATCTACGACCAGATGGCGGAGCCGAAATGGGTGCTGGCCATGGGGGTTTGCGCATCCTCGGGCGGCATGTTCAACAACTACGCGGTGGTGCAGGGGGTCGACCACGTGGTGCCGGTGGACATCTACCTGCCCGGCTGCCCACCGCGGCCTGAGATGTTGCTGCACGCAATCCTCAAGTTGCACGACAAGATTCAGCAGATGCCGCTCGGGGTCAACCGCGAGGAGGCGATCCGGGAGGCCGAGCAGGCAGCGCTGTCCGTCACACCGACCATCGAACTCAAGGGGCTGCTGCGGTGA
- a CDS encoding class I SAM-dependent methyltransferase produces MNSTPAHSLFDEAYEHRTAPWVIGEPQPAIVELERTGRLSGKVLDVGCGTGEHTMLLTRLGYDVLGIDFSEHAVAQARDNAAQRGIDAHFAVVDATRLGEPPDPRYDTIVDSALFHVFGDADRHRYVASLHRACRPGATVHVLALSDAGRGFGPQVSEEVIRQAFAESWQLESLQTTTYRGVVGAAHAEALGEPVGARVDEPAWLARIRRL; encoded by the coding sequence ATGAACTCCACACCTGCGCACTCCCTGTTCGACGAAGCCTACGAGCACCGCACCGCACCGTGGGTGATCGGTGAGCCGCAGCCGGCGATCGTCGAGTTGGAACGCACCGGCCGCCTGAGCGGCAAGGTGCTGGACGTCGGCTGCGGTACCGGCGAGCACACCATGCTGCTGACCCGACTGGGGTACGACGTGCTCGGAATCGACTTCTCCGAACATGCTGTCGCCCAAGCTCGAGACAATGCCGCGCAGCGGGGTATCGATGCACACTTCGCCGTCGTGGATGCGACCCGCCTCGGGGAGCCACCGGACCCGCGCTACGACACCATCGTCGACAGTGCGCTGTTCCATGTCTTCGGCGATGCCGATCGCCACCGCTACGTCGCCAGCCTGCACCGAGCCTGCCGGCCGGGTGCGACGGTGCATGTGCTGGCGCTTTCCGATGCCGGCCGCGGATTCGGACCCCAGGTCAGCGAGGAGGTGATTCGGCAGGCCTTCGCCGAAAGCTGGCAACTGGAGTCTCTGCAGACCACCACCTACCGCGGTGTGGTGGGTGCGGCACATGCCGAGGCGCTCGGCGAGCCGGTCGGGGCCCGGGTGGACGAACCGGCCTGGCTGGCCCGGATCCGCAGGCTCTGA